In Triticum aestivum cultivar Chinese Spring chromosome 5B, IWGSC CS RefSeq v2.1, whole genome shotgun sequence, the following proteins share a genomic window:
- the LOC123115723 gene encoding uncharacterized protein — translation MGSVFSSVAAENRERSEEERDASVIHHARCALLHYNSKNPGAEFDLVKPLMNMAVIFRGETWHHVSFWARRRGAPPETPVRQFFGELRYKYICGDDDKAVEIQGCRVVVETCAIVNKISTFQTQPPTRKKKKPRRSVCILCPRSFEIIHSKKGKFICGKEEGHEKEFIRLNNMLEKPFTCTA, via the exons ATGGGATCTGTATTCTCTTCCGTTGCCGCAGAGAACAGAGAGCGATCAGAAGA agagcgagatgcctccgtcATTCACCATGCTCGTTGTGCCCTCCTCCACTACAACTCCAAGAACCCG GGTGCTGAATTCGACCTTGTCAAACCTTTGATGAACATGGCCGTCATATTCAGAGGCGAGACATGGCACCACGTCAGCTTTTGGGCTCGCAGGAGGGGCGCTCCGCCTGAGACCCCCGTGCGGCAATTCTTCGGGGAGCTGCGCTACAAGTACATCTGTGGCGATGATGACAAGGCTGTCGAAATACAGGGCTGCCGAGTGGTTGTCGAGACATGCGCTATCGTCA ATAAGATATCTACATTTCAGACGCAGCCACCCACCCGCAAGA AAAAGAAACCTCGCAGGAGTGTGTGTATACTTTGCCCCCGTAGCTTTGAGATCATTCATTCCAAAAAGGGGAAATTCATTTGCGGAAAGGAAGAAGGACACGAGAAGGAGTTTATCCGGTTGAACAATATGCTTGAGAAGCCATTCACATGTACAGCCTAG